The genomic interval TGGCCAATAGCAGGGACATTAAATTGTATGCAGTTAAGGCTGATTATGGCTTTCTCGTTGGGAAGGGAAGAATGGCTGCTGGTGCAAAGTTTTCTAATGTAAACGCTGATAATGTATTTAATCAGTATGATGCGAACGGTAGTGTGAATGTGATTGATATTAATCTATCAAATACCTTCAAATATCAGGAACAAATTAGCGCGGGATATTTGAAATATGAGACACCCGTTAATGACGAATTTAGTATGGATATTGGTGTAAGGATAGAAAATACGCATTCTAAAGGAGATTTGCAGCCAAGAGAAGGTAGTAGCCAGTCGCCGGCTTTAGTAGTCAGAAATTATTTAAATGTCTTTCCGACGGCAAGCATTACTTATAAAACCAAAAATTCTGGTGCTTATAATTTAAGTTTTGCCCGCCGTATTGACCGGCCTGCGTATAATGATCTGAACCCGTTCTCTTATCCTGTTGATGAGCTTTCTTATTGGAAAGGGAATCCGTTTCTCCGGCCTCAGTATGCAAATACGCTGGCACTGCAATATAGTTTCAAAAATACAACCATATCAACTAGTTATACTAAAACAACTGATCTGAGCAGTGGAATAACAGAGGTTTTACAGGAGAACAGGATTATTATGATCCCCAGAAATATAGGTTTTCAGCGTAATCTTAACCTGACCGTTACTCAGCAGTTTACCCTGGCCAAATGGTGGAACGTGAGCCTGACCGGGATCGGGTATCGTCTGGAGAATAAGGTAGGTACTTTGGAATATGGAAATTATAGCCGCAGCCGTTTCGCAGGTACAATTAATGTTCAGCAAACCTTTAATCTGCCTGGTCATCTGACGGCTGAAGTTGCTGGCATAGTAAACTCGAAAAATATAAGTGGATTGAATACTTATATAAAGAGTAATTCACAGGTCGATCTGGGCTTGCAAAAGAACTTAATGAAAGATAAGGCAACGCTTAAACTCGCTGTTACAGATCTTTTAAGGACAAATAAAATTAATACGGATGCGAAACTGAATAATTTATTGCTTCATACCACCTATGTAGGGGAGAGTCGTCAGGTACGCTTGAATTTTACCTATCGGTTTGGCAATAATAAGGTCAAAACGAAGGATAACCGCGAGTCAGGTTTACAAAACGAATCACAAAGATTGTAAATAGGATCTTGTATCCAGATGTTTTTTAAAATAAACTATGAAAATCTATTAGATTTTATGATAAAGATCATCATGAAAACTGTCTAAGCTCATTTAGAGGCAAGGTTGTCCTAAATATATTTGACCATAATTTAAATAATTCATTATGAGAAAAATATGGATACTAGCGCTTTTAGTAAGTGTGACATTAACAAGTTTGGCGCAACAAAAAGGGGAGTGGCGTGTAAGATTACGTGGAACAGTAGTTGCCCCTGATGCCAGTGCAACTATCAGCACAATAGGCGGATCGGCAGATATTAGTACAACATTAATTCCTGAACTGGATTTTACTTATTTCTTAACTAAAAATTTCTCAGCAAATTTAATTCTGGGTACAACCCGTCATCAAATAACAGCAACACAAACTGCCCTGGGAGATGTAAATGTTGGAAAAGTATGGTTATTACCACCAACTCTAACATTTTTATACCATGCACCAGTTGCAAAAGGGATTTTACCTTACCTGGGTGCCGGCTTAAACTACACTATTTTTTATGGTGCTAAAAATGGCTCCGCCATAGCTAATACTGATTATAAAAATAAATTCGCTTTCGCTGCACAGATTGGTAGTGATTTTGATATTGGCAAAAACTTATTCCTGAATATAGATGTGAAGAAAATATGGCTGAGAACAGACGCCACAGTAACTACTATACCAAGTGTTGCAGGTGGTGCAACTGTAATTGCAAATACCAAAATAGATCCATGGTTATTTAGTTTTGGTATTGGAAAAAGGTTCTAGTATCTAACTTTTTAAAGAAGGGTTATTAGTCAGAAATAACCCTTCTTTTATATATTTTATACCCAAAAAAGCAATGACCCGCTGATGCAGCTGGTGCTTTTAACCTGGGTAGCTGCAAACAGGCATC from Pedobacter sp. WC2423 carries:
- a CDS encoding OmpW family protein, which codes for MRKIWILALLVSVTLTSLAQQKGEWRVRLRGTVVAPDASATISTIGGSADISTTLIPELDFTYFLTKNFSANLILGTTRHQITATQTALGDVNVGKVWLLPPTLTFLYHAPVAKGILPYLGAGLNYTIFYGAKNGSAIANTDYKNKFAFAAQIGSDFDIGKNLFLNIDVKKIWLRTDATVTTIPSVAGGATVIANTKIDPWLFSFGIGKRF